A genomic region of Devosia ginsengisoli contains the following coding sequences:
- the arsC gene encoding arsenate reductase (glutaredoxin) (This arsenate reductase requires both glutathione and glutaredoxin to convert arsenate to arsenite, after which the efflux transporter formed by ArsA and ArsB can extrude the arsenite from the cell, providing resistance.): MSVTIYHNPQCGTSRNTLAMIRQSGVEPTVIEYLKTPPTRDRIVGLVSAAGISLRDALRKKDTPFEELGLADPSKTDDELLDAIEQHPILLNRPFVETSIGTRLCRPSEAVLDILENPNIGPFTKEDGEVILDAEGKRIV, translated from the coding sequence ATGAGCGTCACGATCTATCACAACCCCCAATGCGGCACCTCCCGGAACACCCTTGCCATGATCCGTCAGTCGGGTGTCGAACCGACCGTCATCGAATACCTCAAGACCCCGCCGACCCGTGACCGCATAGTCGGGCTCGTTTCGGCTGCTGGTATTTCGCTGCGGGATGCATTGCGGAAGAAGGATACGCCCTTCGAAGAGCTGGGGCTGGCAGATCCCTCCAAGACCGATGACGAGCTGCTTGATGCTATCGAACAGCACCCCATCCTGCTTAACCGTCCGTTCGTCGAAACATCGATCGGCACGCGCCTGTGCCGTCCCTCCGAGGCCGTGCTCGACATCCTTGAGAACCCCAACATCGGGCCGTTCACTAAGGAGGACGGCGAGGTCATTCTCGACGCCGAAGGAAAGCGTATTGTCTGA
- the arsK gene encoding arsenite efflux MFS transporter ArsK, translated as MADTYSTASCIWALGVTQIIGYGTLYYSFSILAPGIAVDLSVAVEWIYGCISLALLAGGLISPWAGGLADRIGAGKVMSIGSIGAAAALAVCGLAGSTIAFLAGMILVELTSAFVLYSTAFAFLAQTTGTRAQRSITYLTLIAGFASTIFWPLTTWLLHGIDWHQVYFLFAGLNLAVCLPLHLWLSRFARIAAAGPVETEEVSSPMVIGNANFVFVLIVLGFSLAGFVSAATLFHLVPMLGLLGLGTAGVWVASLLGPAQVASRLINMTFGKDLPATILAVVSAIAMPLALGTLALSSPSTAGAIAFAIVFGLGTGLFSIVSGTLPLAIFGKAGFGKRLGWIGMGRLGLSALAPFALSFALGAIGPKSSLWILAGAGLLCVGVFAEVWRRCRPVGSTVASSSIR; from the coding sequence ATGGCCGATACCTATTCCACCGCCAGCTGCATCTGGGCACTCGGCGTCACCCAGATCATCGGGTATGGCACGCTGTACTATAGCTTCAGCATCCTGGCGCCTGGCATCGCCGTCGATCTCAGCGTGGCAGTGGAATGGATCTACGGCTGCATTTCGCTGGCATTGCTGGCTGGCGGCCTGATTTCGCCATGGGCCGGTGGCCTGGCCGACCGGATCGGTGCCGGCAAGGTCATGTCGATTGGCTCGATCGGGGCTGCGGCCGCGCTCGCGGTATGCGGCCTGGCCGGCAGCACGATCGCTTTCCTGGCCGGCATGATCCTGGTCGAGCTGACATCGGCTTTCGTGCTCTATTCGACGGCGTTTGCCTTCCTCGCGCAGACCACCGGGACGCGGGCGCAACGCAGTATCACGTACCTGACGCTGATCGCCGGTTTCGCCTCTACGATCTTCTGGCCGCTGACGACTTGGCTGCTGCACGGTATAGACTGGCATCAGGTTTACTTCCTGTTTGCGGGCCTGAATCTGGCCGTCTGCCTACCGCTGCACCTCTGGTTGTCCCGCTTCGCCCGGATCGCCGCCGCCGGGCCCGTGGAAACTGAGGAAGTGTCTTCGCCGATGGTGATCGGCAACGCCAATTTTGTGTTTGTCCTGATCGTGCTCGGGTTCTCGCTGGCCGGCTTCGTCTCGGCGGCGACGCTGTTCCACTTGGTGCCCATGCTCGGGTTACTCGGACTTGGGACCGCGGGCGTGTGGGTGGCGTCGCTGCTCGGGCCCGCGCAGGTCGCCAGCCGCCTGATCAACATGACGTTCGGTAAGGACCTGCCAGCCACCATACTAGCGGTCGTTTCGGCCATTGCTATGCCGCTGGCGCTGGGCACCTTGGCGCTGTCCTCACCGTCGACCGCCGGTGCCATCGCGTTTGCCATCGTCTTCGGTCTTGGCACCGGCCTATTTAGCATTGTGTCGGGCACGCTGCCGCTGGCGATCTTCGGCAAGGCCGGGTTCGGCAAACGCCTTGGCTGGATCGGAATGGGTCGCCTCGGGTTGTCAGCGCTGGCACCGTTCGCCCTGTCTTTCGCGCTCGGGGCCATCGGTCCGAAGTCATCGCTGTGGATCCTGGCAGGAGCCGGGCTGCTGTGCGTCGGCGTTTTCGCCGAGGTCTGGCGCCGCTGTCGTCCAGTTGGATCAACAGTGGCGAGTTCGTCAATTCGCTAA
- a CDS encoding helix-turn-helix domain-containing protein gives MTEHTAVPRTGFSTDGLSSHEGWEAWRNVFAPLFDIKEEADEPATFRADIDAFELPTMVVAQIAFGGVSQTGLRSKELIRRSDLDHYAIELCLESDGYLCEGRNGTAEIEAGSIVVLDLGQTTALKTTNSLSITLTIPRAILDRDCPGIENLHGIRMSGPGRHQLLRDHMLSLYRHLPSMTRAEAGLASEATVALVSACLAPSADRLAQASGIVEHTMLDRARRYIESRLDDPHLTPAAICAAVGVSRSNLYHLFRHSGGVAHYIQERRLRRANAALREPTEWRTISQLAYGYGFASAAHFSRAFRNLFGCSPRDIRDIARMRVMPSPGQAATGTFIEDWLKNLRSH, from the coding sequence TTGACGGAGCATACAGCCGTCCCGCGAACAGGGTTTTCAACCGACGGACTGTCCAGCCACGAGGGATGGGAAGCCTGGCGCAACGTCTTTGCGCCCCTCTTCGACATCAAGGAGGAGGCGGACGAGCCGGCAACATTCAGGGCCGACATCGATGCGTTCGAATTGCCGACGATGGTCGTGGCGCAGATTGCCTTTGGCGGCGTGTCGCAGACAGGGCTGCGGTCGAAGGAACTGATCCGTCGCAGTGACCTGGACCATTACGCCATCGAGCTATGCCTGGAAAGCGACGGGTATCTCTGCGAGGGTCGCAACGGAACCGCCGAAATCGAAGCCGGGAGCATCGTCGTACTCGATCTCGGCCAGACCACCGCCCTGAAGACGACGAACTCCCTCTCGATCACGCTGACCATACCCCGCGCGATCCTCGACCGCGATTGCCCCGGGATTGAAAACCTGCACGGAATCAGGATGAGCGGGCCGGGACGCCACCAGCTCCTGCGCGACCATATGCTGTCCCTGTATCGCCATCTTCCGTCGATGACGCGGGCCGAGGCTGGCTTGGCCTCGGAAGCGACAGTGGCGCTGGTCAGCGCGTGCCTTGCTCCTTCGGCCGATCGCCTTGCCCAAGCCAGTGGCATTGTCGAGCACACCATGCTTGACCGGGCCAGGCGATACATCGAAAGCCGGCTCGACGATCCTCATCTTACGCCGGCGGCGATCTGTGCGGCGGTGGGCGTATCGCGATCGAATCTATACCATTTGTTCCGGCATTCCGGTGGGGTTGCCCACTACATACAGGAGCGGCGGCTGCGGCGTGCCAATGCCGCATTGCGCGAACCCACCGAGTGGCGCACCATCTCGCAACTGGCTTATGGCTACGGCTTCGCGAGTGCCGCCCATTTCAGTCGCGCCTTTCGCAATCTGTTCGGATGTTCGCCACGCGACATCCGGGATATTGCGCGTATGCGCGTCATGCCATCGCCGGGACAGGCCGCAACCGGAACCTTCATCGAGGACTGGCTGAAGAACCTGCGGTCACACTGA
- a CDS encoding glucoamylase family protein has product MTRAAATAGGQMRPVSPWLDTAPVREELFGVERLEQHAQSLALAQRITERPPAVLSLHKRLKSNAVVLLAAYRASAMEMDSDRGVVPAAEWLLDNYHLVEEQIREIHDDLPPNYYRQLPKLADGPFAGYPRVFGLAWAFIAHTDSHFDPETLARFIAAYQQVQPLTIGELWAVAITLRIVLVENLRRLADQITAGRKARAEGDGLADLLLASGGEAAMARLSDEPLNELFAAQLAKRLRDHDPSTTPAHGWLEARLSGQKTSIETVVLHAQQRQGASNVTVRNIITSMRLISDIDWADLFESVSLVDAKLGEADGFARMDFATRDLYRSAIEHLARGSQLSELDIAQTALSAARQIDTGIEADRQGDTGYHLLGRGRPALEQAIGFRMPARLRFGRLAGRLGIGGYVLSITVITFALLALTGWSLMALGLPLAPLCIFLALALLPASELATALVNRAIGWGLGSASLPGLELAEGVPPELRTLVVVPTLLVDQNTLLEDIERLEVHYLSGAGGDISFALLTDGLDAKAQILDGDAALLGLGREAIAALNARHGPGPAGDRFLLLNRDRRFNVSEGVWMGWERKRGKLHELNRLLRGATDTSFVTETGALPAVPTDVRYVITLDADTQLPRDAALRLIGKMAHPLNRPRFDATGRRVIDGYAIMQPRVTPSLPLRREGSLYQRVFSAPGGIDPYAAAVSDVYQDLFGEGSYTGKGIYDVDAFETALAGRIPENTLLSHDLFEGAFARAGLASDIEVVDDFPARYDVAARRQHRWTRGDWQLLPWIGSDRAVPAVGRWKMVDNLRRSLLAPAAFLALALCCLMPLRIGIIAAGAILVTLAIPALLPALFAIIPGRPGLQWRAHLRGLFGDLRMAGLQIGLGLAFLPDQSWRNGDAILRTLFRLAVTRRHLLEWTTSASSGGRARLALGGFYRDMAGGIGLALLMLAAAVIAAPPAWPLAMAFGTIWLAAPAIALRVSRAPQARMDKALSATDADYLRLMARRTWRFFETFVTPEENMLPPDNFQETPRPAIAHRTSPTNIGLYFLSAVAARDFGWAGTLETIERLEAGFATLDKLPRYRGHFLNWYDTRDLRVLDPAYVSSVDSGNLAGHLIALANACEDWAEVPPAASSQGLFDTLALATAASKDSPGEGHSLVSSVLEEIALLLKGPQSLDLVTPALLRLTDKALKLANATGPVSDQTGPDLFWILALRRALAEGARDRQLIHDDPAALGKRLVALAQTARRMALDMDFAFLLDPDRKLLSIGYSLADNGLDSNCYDLLASEARLASLFAIAKGDVATRHWFRLGRTATPLRDGSALISWSGSMFEYLMPSLVMRAPAGSLLDDTNRLVVGRQQAYGRARNVPWGISESAYNARDYEFTYQYSNFGVPGLGLKRGLASNMVVAPYATGLAAMVDPQEAAENFRRFERMGALGVHGFYEALDFTRSRLPEGGECRHRALLYGASPGHDRGRPRQCAGQWTYAGAVSPRSDHQGERIAAV; this is encoded by the coding sequence ATGACCCGTGCGGCTGCAACTGCCGGCGGTCAGATGCGGCCCGTCAGTCCCTGGCTCGATACTGCTCCGGTGCGCGAGGAATTGTTCGGTGTCGAGCGGCTCGAACAACATGCGCAAAGCCTTGCTTTGGCCCAGCGCATTACCGAGCGTCCGCCAGCCGTGCTCTCGCTGCACAAAAGGCTCAAAAGTAATGCTGTCGTCCTCCTGGCTGCCTATCGTGCCAGCGCCATGGAGATGGACAGCGATCGTGGCGTCGTGCCGGCTGCCGAATGGCTCCTCGACAACTATCATCTGGTCGAGGAGCAGATCCGCGAGATCCACGACGACCTGCCACCAAATTACTACCGGCAACTGCCCAAGCTCGCCGATGGTCCCTTCGCAGGCTATCCGCGGGTTTTCGGGCTGGCCTGGGCGTTCATCGCCCATACCGACAGCCATTTCGACCCGGAAACGTTGGCTCGGTTCATCGCCGCCTACCAGCAGGTCCAGCCACTGACTATCGGCGAATTATGGGCGGTGGCGATCACTCTGCGCATCGTGCTGGTAGAGAATTTACGCCGGTTGGCGGACCAGATTACCGCCGGACGCAAGGCGCGCGCCGAGGGCGACGGACTGGCCGACCTGTTGCTCGCCTCCGGCGGCGAAGCAGCAATGGCGCGCCTATCGGACGAGCCCCTCAACGAGCTGTTTGCGGCGCAATTGGCCAAGCGGCTGCGCGACCATGATCCGAGCACCACACCGGCTCATGGCTGGCTCGAAGCACGCCTTTCCGGGCAGAAAACCTCCATCGAGACGGTCGTGCTGCACGCCCAGCAGCGCCAGGGCGCATCCAATGTCACGGTGCGCAATATCATCACCAGCATGAGGCTGATTTCCGACATCGACTGGGCGGACCTGTTCGAAAGCGTCAGCCTGGTCGATGCAAAGCTGGGCGAGGCGGATGGCTTTGCCCGCATGGATTTCGCCACGCGCGATCTCTATCGCAGCGCCATCGAGCATCTGGCGCGGGGTTCGCAGCTCTCAGAGCTCGATATCGCCCAGACAGCCCTGTCGGCAGCCCGACAAATCGATACAGGTATTGAAGCAGACCGGCAGGGCGATACGGGCTATCACCTGTTGGGACGCGGACGGCCGGCGCTCGAACAGGCCATCGGCTTTCGCATGCCCGCCAGGCTGCGTTTCGGGCGATTGGCCGGTCGCCTCGGGATAGGCGGATATGTCCTGTCCATAACCGTTATCACCTTCGCGCTGCTCGCGCTGACCGGCTGGAGTCTGATGGCCCTGGGGCTTCCCCTGGCGCCCCTCTGCATTTTTCTGGCATTGGCGCTGCTCCCGGCCAGCGAGCTGGCGACCGCGCTCGTCAATCGCGCCATTGGCTGGGGGTTGGGGTCCGCAAGTCTGCCTGGTCTTGAATTGGCGGAGGGCGTGCCGCCCGAGCTGCGCACCCTGGTCGTGGTCCCGACGCTGCTCGTGGATCAGAATACGCTTCTCGAGGACATCGAGCGGCTCGAAGTCCACTACCTTTCCGGCGCGGGTGGCGATATCAGTTTCGCCCTGCTGACAGACGGGTTGGACGCCAAGGCGCAAATCCTCGACGGCGATGCCGCGCTTCTCGGCCTCGGCCGGGAGGCCATCGCTGCGCTCAATGCCAGGCATGGTCCCGGCCCCGCGGGTGATCGCTTCCTGCTGCTTAACCGCGATCGCCGCTTCAATGTCAGCGAAGGCGTGTGGATGGGGTGGGAGCGCAAACGTGGCAAGCTGCATGAGCTTAACCGCCTGCTGCGCGGGGCGACCGATACCAGCTTTGTTACCGAAACCGGCGCGTTGCCAGCAGTGCCCACGGATGTGCGTTATGTCATCACCCTCGACGCGGACACGCAATTGCCGCGCGATGCGGCGCTGCGCCTGATCGGCAAGATGGCCCATCCGCTCAACCGGCCCCGCTTCGACGCGACAGGCCGACGCGTTATTGATGGCTACGCCATCATGCAACCTCGCGTCACCCCATCTCTGCCCCTCAGGCGCGAGGGTTCGCTCTATCAGCGTGTCTTTTCGGCGCCCGGCGGCATCGATCCCTATGCGGCGGCTGTCTCCGACGTCTATCAGGATCTGTTTGGCGAAGGCTCCTATACCGGCAAGGGCATTTATGATGTCGATGCCTTCGAGACGGCGCTTGCCGGTCGCATTCCCGAAAACACATTGCTAAGCCATGACCTGTTCGAGGGCGCTTTCGCACGGGCGGGGCTGGCCTCGGACATCGAAGTGGTCGACGACTTTCCCGCGCGCTACGACGTGGCCGCACGACGGCAGCATCGCTGGACGCGAGGCGACTGGCAATTGCTGCCCTGGATCGGCTCGGATCGCGCCGTGCCGGCCGTGGGCCGCTGGAAGATGGTGGACAATCTGCGCCGGTCGCTGCTTGCACCGGCTGCCTTCCTCGCATTGGCGCTCTGCTGCCTGATGCCGCTTCGGATCGGCATTATCGCAGCCGGGGCAATCCTGGTCACATTGGCCATCCCCGCGCTCCTGCCGGCTCTGTTTGCCATCATTCCAGGGCGCCCTGGGCTGCAATGGCGCGCCCACCTGCGCGGCCTCTTCGGTGATCTCAGAATGGCGGGATTGCAGATCGGGCTCGGTCTTGCCTTTCTTCCCGATCAGTCCTGGCGCAATGGCGACGCCATCCTGCGCACGCTGTTCCGCCTCGCAGTGACGCGCCGGCATCTGCTCGAATGGACGACTTCGGCCAGTTCGGGCGGCAGGGCGCGGTTGGCCTTGGGCGGGTTCTATCGCGACATGGCCGGCGGCATCGGTTTGGCGCTTCTCATGCTGGCCGCGGCGGTGATCGCCGCACCGCCAGCCTGGCCGCTCGCCATGGCCTTCGGCACGATCTGGCTGGCCGCTCCTGCTATTGCCCTGCGTGTCAGCCGTGCGCCGCAGGCCCGGATGGATAAAGCCCTCAGCGCGACAGATGCCGACTATCTGCGCCTGATGGCGCGGCGCACATGGCGGTTTTTCGAGACCTTCGTCACGCCCGAAGAGAACATGCTGCCGCCCGACAATTTCCAGGAAACGCCAAGACCGGCAATTGCCCACCGGACCTCTCCGACCAATATCGGGCTCTATTTCCTGTCGGCCGTGGCAGCGCGCGATTTCGGCTGGGCCGGGACACTCGAAACCATCGAGCGGCTGGAGGCCGGCTTTGCCACGCTGGACAAGCTCCCCCGCTACAGGGGCCATTTCCTTAACTGGTATGATACGCGCGACTTGAGGGTGCTCGATCCGGCCTACGTGTCGTCGGTCGACAGCGGCAATCTCGCGGGCCATCTGATCGCACTCGCCAATGCCTGCGAAGACTGGGCGGAAGTGCCGCCGGCAGCCTCTTCGCAGGGGCTTTTTGATACACTGGCGCTTGCGACAGCGGCGAGCAAAGACAGTCCGGGTGAAGGCCATAGCCTAGTTTCGTCCGTTCTTGAGGAAATCGCCCTCTTGCTCAAGGGACCGCAGTCCCTCGACCTCGTCACTCCGGCGTTGTTGCGGCTGACGGACAAGGCGCTCAAGCTGGCGAATGCAACCGGCCCGGTCTCGGACCAGACCGGCCCGGATCTTTTCTGGATATTGGCCCTGCGCCGCGCCCTGGCCGAGGGAGCCCGGGACCGGCAGTTGATCCACGACGATCCCGCGGCTCTCGGCAAGCGCCTTGTCGCATTGGCGCAGACCGCGCGCCGCATGGCGCTCGACATGGATTTCGCCTTCCTGCTCGACCCGGACAGGAAGCTGCTGTCCATCGGCTATTCACTGGCCGACAATGGCCTCGACAGCAATTGCTACGACCTGCTGGCTTCCGAGGCGCGGCTTGCCAGCCTCTTCGCCATCGCCAAGGGCGATGTCGCTACAAGGCACTGGTTCCGGCTCGGCCGCACTGCCACCCCGCTGAGGGATGGTTCGGCCCTGATCTCGTGGTCGGGTTCGATGTTCGAATATCTCATGCCCTCGCTGGTGATGCGTGCGCCGGCCGGCAGCCTTCTCGACGACACCAACCGGCTTGTCGTCGGCCGCCAGCAGGCCTATGGCCGGGCGCGCAACGTGCCCTGGGGCATTTCAGAGTCCGCCTACAATGCGCGCGACTACGAGTTCACCTACCAATATTCCAATTTCGGCGTGCCCGGATTGGGTCTCAAACGCGGGTTGGCGAGCAATATGGTTGTCGCGCCCTATGCGACTGGCCTCGCCGCAATGGTCGACCCGCAGGAGGCCGCTGAGAATTTTCGGCGCTTCGAGAGAATGGGCGCCCTGGGTGTGCATGGTTTTTACGAAGCGCTCGATTTCACCCGCTCAAGGCTCCCGGAGGGGGGAGAATGTCGCCATCGTGCGCTCCTATATGGCGCATCACCAGGGCATGACCGTGGTCGCCCTCGCCAATGTGCTGGACAATGGACGTATGCGGGAGCGGTTTCACCGCGATCCGATCATCAAGGCGAGCGAATTGCTGCTGTCTGA
- the arsB gene encoding ACR3 family arsenite efflux transporter, with the protein MSIFERYLTLWVAICIVVGIAAGHFFPAVFQGLGSFEYAQVNIPMALLIWLMVIPMLVRIDFMSLRQVGSYWRGIGVTVFINWAIKPFSMALLGWLFIGWLFRPMLPEVQIDSYIAGLIILAAAPCTAMVFVWSNLVRGEPHFTLSQVALNDAIMVVAFAPIVGLLLGLSAITVPWDTLLLSVGLYIVVPVIAAQLYRSWLLANGGINAMNRVLSVLQPMSIGALLLTLVMLFGFQGEQIIAQPTVILLLAVPILIQVYFNSGLAYILNRISGEQHCVAGPSALIGASNFFELAVAAAIALFGFNSGAALATVVGVLVEVPVMLSVVWIVNRSKGWYERGVAVRHNTETRAAE; encoded by the coding sequence ATGTCCATTTTCGAACGCTACCTGACCCTTTGGGTCGCGATCTGCATCGTCGTTGGGATCGCCGCCGGCCACTTCTTTCCCGCCGTGTTCCAGGGCCTGGGCTCGTTCGAGTATGCCCAGGTGAACATCCCCATGGCGTTGCTCATCTGGCTGATGGTCATCCCTATGCTGGTCCGCATCGATTTCATGAGCCTGCGCCAAGTGGGCTCCTACTGGCGTGGCATCGGCGTTACCGTCTTCATCAATTGGGCCATAAAGCCGTTCTCGATGGCGCTCTTGGGTTGGCTCTTCATAGGTTGGCTGTTCCGACCGATGCTTCCCGAGGTGCAGATCGACAGCTATATCGCGGGCCTGATAATCCTTGCCGCAGCCCCGTGCACCGCAATGGTCTTTGTGTGGTCGAACCTGGTACGCGGCGAGCCCCACTTCACCTTGTCCCAGGTGGCGCTGAACGACGCGATCATGGTCGTTGCATTCGCACCCATTGTGGGGCTGCTGCTGGGGTTGTCCGCGATCACGGTTCCTTGGGACACGCTGCTGCTCTCGGTCGGTCTGTACATCGTCGTGCCGGTCATCGCCGCCCAGCTATATAGGAGCTGGCTCCTAGCCAATGGCGGCATCAACGCCATGAACCGGGTGCTGTCCGTCCTGCAGCCGATGTCCATCGGCGCGCTCCTGCTGACGCTCGTTATGCTCTTTGGTTTTCAAGGCGAGCAGATCATCGCGCAACCCACCGTCATCCTCCTCCTGGCCGTTCCCATCCTGATCCAGGTCTATTTCAACTCAGGCTTGGCCTACATCCTGAACCGGATCTCCGGAGAGCAGCACTGCGTCGCCGGGCCGTCCGCGCTGATCGGTGCCTCGAACTTCTTCGAGCTTGCCGTCGCCGCGGCCATCGCCCTGTTCGGCTTCAACTCCGGTGCGGCCCTCGCGACAGTCGTCGGCGTTCTCGTCGAGGTGCCGGTCATGCTGTCCGTGGTCTGGATCGTGAACCGGTCAAAAGGCTGGTACGAACGCGGTGTCGCCGTCCGTCACAACACCGAAACGAGGGCTGCCGAATGA
- a CDS encoding arsenate reductase ArsC, whose product MSERVYNVLFLCTGNSARSILGEAILNHVGQGRFKAYSAGSTPKNAVHPMTLETLAKVGIPTERLRSKAWDEFVVPGAPKMDFIFTVCDNAAGETCPIWPGQPMTAHWGIEDPAAVDGPEFKQRAAFVDALRYLRNRIGAFINLPIASIDRMALNSRLEGIGAMDGTTTKSSRVA is encoded by the coding sequence ATGTCTGAACGCGTCTACAACGTCCTGTTTCTCTGCACCGGCAATTCAGCCCGTTCGATTCTTGGCGAGGCCATCCTCAACCATGTCGGCCAAGGCCGCTTCAAGGCCTACTCAGCAGGCTCCACGCCGAAGAACGCAGTGCACCCGATGACGCTGGAAACTCTGGCTAAGGTAGGCATTCCGACCGAGCGGTTGCGCTCCAAGGCATGGGACGAATTTGTCGTACCGGGCGCGCCGAAGATGGACTTCATCTTCACGGTTTGCGACAACGCCGCCGGCGAGACGTGCCCGATCTGGCCGGGTCAACCGATGACCGCGCATTGGGGCATCGAAGATCCCGCAGCGGTCGACGGCCCGGAGTTCAAGCAGCGCGCCGCCTTTGTGGACGCTCTCCGCTATCTCCGCAATCGCATCGGCGCCTTCATCAACCTGCCGATCGCCAGCATCGACCGCATGGCGCTGAACTCGAGGCTCGAGGGCATCGGCGCAATGGACGGCACCACCACCAAGTCTTCCAGGGTCGCGTAG
- a CDS encoding DUF3592 domain-containing protein, which yields MQVDEVRNFAFIRYAFNVGERKFQGTLIHLGDDPSNVHLAEMPERYPRTAEVTVYYDPANPRNCVLDRDPPTLRFFVNEIGTTAAVAIGLVVILLAANGMLAMPSLPEPCWTPR from the coding sequence GTGCAGGTCGATGAAGTCCGGAACTTTGCCTTCATCCGCTATGCCTTCAATGTCGGTGAGAGAAAATTCCAAGGCACACTCATCCACCTCGGCGACGACCCCAGCAATGTTCACCTGGCGGAGATGCCGGAGCGATATCCGCGTACTGCCGAGGTAACCGTCTATTACGATCCCGCGAATCCCAGGAACTGCGTTCTTGATCGTGATCCTCCGACGCTGAGGTTCTTCGTTAACGAAATAGGCACCACGGCTGCCGTGGCCATCGGGCTCGTGGTTATACTGCTCGCCGCCAATGGCATGCTCGCCATGCCATCGCTGCCCGAACCGTGCTGGACACCCCGGTAA
- a CDS encoding ArsR/SmtB family transcription factor, translated as MESTHAIEVFAALSQSTRLDVFRLLMEHEPQGLPAGEIARRMDVPQNTMSSHLAILTRAGLIESERHSRSIVYRAVVDRVREIASFLVQDCCGGRPDLCEPLVAEFTPCCSPKESSHV; from the coding sequence ATGGAATCAACTCACGCTATCGAAGTCTTCGCCGCCTTGTCCCAGTCCACCCGTCTGGACGTGTTCCGTTTGCTGATGGAGCACGAACCCCAGGGCCTGCCTGCTGGTGAGATCGCGCGACGCATGGACGTGCCGCAGAACACAATGTCCAGCCACTTGGCCATCCTGACTCGCGCCGGCCTGATCGAATCCGAGCGTCACAGCCGCTCGATCGTCTACCGCGCCGTCGTCGATCGCGTTCGCGAAATCGCGAGCTTCCTGGTGCAGGACTGTTGCGGCGGTCGCCCGGATCTGTGTGAGCCGCTCGTCGCCGAATTCACCCCGTGCTGCTCTCCGAAGGAGTCGAGCCATGTCTGA
- a CDS encoding DUF3829 domain-containing protein, producing MRSSSLWQFVGRAIWPSASMLIAGLMAMLSLMPHAQDAAQDIQSAIEKANLYIDIAEYTEHAVDSWDRYLGWVNVKTGPTGKERYISDGMYPIDDLSGFLEAARRGAALEPSTPDLDSTITRYLDAYEALFPVMNRANDYYERELYRTDAMTEGRALHAQMVPLVAAFLTEREAMLRELRPFVREVERQEMTAMEEREGRSLAWQTAQVMHAANQVVDLFPQTRPTPIDPDTFEQMLDGIGPNTSGEEFDEIISGVAKPVDVVVDLALFDPAVEEYAEAVDLFERFAAETPEEIEDFKDLPRQFLSSLLVLQESLARSQGRDFDGSGQQVGQVAQIYFSMVSASSGLSRSGLQFLN from the coding sequence ATGCGCTCGTCATCGCTCTGGCAGTTTGTAGGCCGCGCTATCTGGCCCTCCGCGTCGATGCTGATTGCGGGATTGATGGCTATGTTGTCGCTGATGCCGCACGCGCAAGACGCCGCCCAGGACATCCAGTCGGCCATAGAGAAAGCGAACCTCTATATCGACATCGCCGAGTACACCGAGCATGCCGTCGATTCCTGGGACCGCTACCTTGGCTGGGTGAACGTAAAGACCGGACCGACGGGAAAGGAACGCTACATCTCCGACGGTATGTACCCGATCGACGATCTGTCCGGCTTCCTGGAGGCGGCGCGCCGCGGGGCGGCGCTCGAGCCGAGCACGCCTGACCTCGACTCGACGATCACGCGATACCTGGATGCCTATGAAGCTTTGTTCCCGGTCATGAACCGGGCAAATGACTATTATGAACGGGAGTTGTATCGGACCGACGCAATGACCGAGGGGCGCGCATTGCATGCTCAGATGGTACCGCTCGTCGCCGCGTTTCTGACGGAGCGTGAAGCGATGCTTCGGGAATTGCGCCCGTTCGTCCGCGAGGTGGAACGGCAGGAGATGACGGCGATGGAGGAACGCGAGGGACGGTCGCTAGCCTGGCAGACCGCCCAGGTCATGCACGCCGCCAACCAGGTCGTCGATCTTTTCCCACAAACGCGACCCACGCCAATCGACCCCGACACGTTCGAGCAGATGCTTGACGGCATCGGCCCGAATACGTCGGGCGAGGAATTCGACGAGATTATCTCCGGCGTCGCGAAACCTGTAGACGTGGTGGTCGACCTGGCGCTGTTCGATCCTGCTGTGGAGGAATATGCCGAGGCGGTCGATCTGTTCGAACGCTTCGCCGCGGAGACTCCCGAGGAAATCGAGGACTTCAAAGATCTGCCGCGGCAGTTCCTGTCCAGCCTGCTCGTCCTGCAGGAATCGCTGGCCCGAAGCCAAGGGCGCGACTTTGATGGCTCCGGACAACAGGTTGGCCAGGTTGCCCAGATATACTTCTCGATGGTGTCGGCAAGCAGTGGACTTTCGCGCAGTGGGCTGCAGTTTCTGAATTAG